The sequence AGGAACATGTCAAGGCAGTCAAGTTGCTCTTGCAAGTTTTGGAAAACTCCGATCCCGCGGGATTTCGCTACGAACTACGACGAGCCCGCGAGATGCGACCGAACAACTGGCCATTGTTCGAGATCGAGTTGCGCTGGCGGTGGGGGACCGGCGATGCGGATGTCGAGGGCTTCTACACGAACCACGTCGACCGGTACGGGCTGCCGCCGGCACGAATTCAGCGTTGGTACACGGAGCACAGACGGCGGCGAGCTCCTCGCACCGCCACGCGGCTGGCGCCTCGGCAGGTGCCTATGCGCCGACCGAGTCTGTTCGGCCGAGACGAACAGATTGTGATGTTGAACGAGGCGCTCCTGGAACCCGGAATGGACGTTCGCCGTGTCGCGGTAACGGGCATGGCCGGTGTCGGCAAGACCGAGTTGGTGAACCACTGGGCGGGGGCCGCGGTGCAGGCCTTCCCGGACGGCGTCTTCTACGCCGACCTTCGCGGTTACGGGCAAACCCTAAGGCCTGAGCGGGCCAGCCAGACCCTCGCCGTTCTCCTGGCCGATTTGGGGGTGGAATCGCCGCTGCCCACGCTGGACAGCATGATCAACACATTTCGGACGACCATGTCGACGCGTCGTGCGTTGGTCGTCTTCGACAACGCACGAGACGCCGGGCACGTTCGTCCCCTCCTGCCCGGGGACGGTCCGAGCGCCGTCATCGTGACCAGTCGCGACAGCTTGGAGAGTCTCCAGGTGACACTCGGCTTCCGCGAGTTCAGGCTCGAACCGCTGGCGGTTGCCGACGCGTCGGCGATGCTCCGAGCTGATATCGGTAGCGTCCGGATACGCGACGCCGAGGCTGAGATCGAGGAGGTCGCCGCGCTGTGTGGCGGGCTCCCGCTCACGTTGTCGATCGTGGCCGCCCGCTTGCGGGGAAGGCGCTGGGAAACACTTACCGAAGTCACTGCTCTGCTGCGGGACGAGCGAAGCCGGCTTGACACGCTCGGACTTCGTGCCAACGAACTCGATATCCGGGCAGCCCTCAATGCTTCGACCAAGGTATTGACCCGGCCAGCGGCGGGACTTCTGGCTCGGCTGGCCGTGCACCCTGGTCCGACTATCGGCTGGAAGGCAGTCGTAGCACTCTGCGCCGACCGCCATCAGGCCCTGTCCAGTATCGAGAGGCTGGTGGCCGCCAATCTCGTCGAGGCTCCCACCGTCGACCGGTACGCGCTGCATGATTTGGTACGACTGCACGCGAGCGAGTCCGCGCAACGATTGTCGGCCCGCGAACGCGCCGACGCGATCGAACGTGTCTACGGCTATCTGCTTCGCAATGCCCACGCATGCGATCGGGTGCTGGCCCCTGATCGGCTGTTGCCTATGCCCGACCCCGGTCTGGGTGAACTGGGCCCGCAAGCGTCGCTCGAGCAGGCGATGAACTGGCTGGACGGTGAATATGCGACCCTCACCACGGCCGTTCGGCGGGCGGGTGAACTTGGGATCGACCGGTACTGCTGGATGCTTGCCCTGGTGCTCGTCACCTTCCAGTGGCGGACCGGCAGATATGCCGATGCCGAACGCTATCTGCGTCAGGCCGCCATCGCCGCCGACCGCTCGGCCGACCCTGACGTCCGCACAGCGATTCGGCGCGTTCTCGGCGGTTCGTTGCGCGGTTTGGGCGAGTGCGAGCTCGCCCGGGAGGAGCTGAGGCAGGCCGTCGCCATAGGCGAGGAGGCAGGCGACAAGCTAGGCGTCGCCTTTGCGTATCAGCAGTTGGCGTTGTTGCAACGTGAGGCAGGCGAGACCCAGGCCGCAATCATGCAGTATGAACTCGCTCTTAACATCTTTCGTAAGCTCGGCTCTATCGACGGCGAGGCGCATGCCCTCGCGGGCCTTGCCGATGCTCGACTCGACGCCGGCGACCTCGTTGGCGCGCAGGAATACGGTGAGGCCGCCCGGATCCTGTTCGACGAGAGTTCTGACCACAACGGACGAGCGAATACGGTTGCCGGCCTCGGTCGGATTCACGCCGCCGCCGGAAATCCGGCCCGCGCGATTATCTACTTCCGTGATGCCGCTGAAAGGTATCGGGAGTTGCATTACCGCAGTCGAGAAGCTCGCTTGCTCATCGAACTCGCCGATAGCCAGCTCGAATTGTATGAGGTCGACGAGGCCTGCGACGTGCTCCGTCGAGCGCGGGATCTTTTCGAAGGCCTCGGTGACATCGGCGGCATTGACGCGGCGGAAGCCCGGCTCAGGACCCTCGGTGCGTGAGATGGCAGCCGTGGCGGTACCACTCTGCGGGGTCGGGGTCGGGCGCCCTGGGATGTCGTGGCTCCCCGAGAGTCGGCAGCAACGTTTCGATCGCGGCGCGGACGACGGAGGCGCTGGCGGGGCGACGCACCGGATCGAAGGCCACCATATCGAGCCCGATACCGAGAAGGGTCTCATTCATATTGATCTGCAAATCGGAAGGAAACTG is a genomic window of Actinoplanes teichomyceticus ATCC 31121 containing:
- a CDS encoding AfsR/SARP family transcriptional regulator: MRVHLLGPVHVNHDGHRLHLPPQQLVLLAALVLAPSQPVDTEYLMSRMWPDGRSRPMALRQAVTALRRSMPDQLPPRRLSGQVVTAFDRADIDYYRFQDGVKHARSRGGQERATILREALKEWQAEALIGVKNQYFAKERAELAKEHVKAVKLLLQVLENSDPAGFRYELRRAREMRPNNWPLFEIELRWRWGTGDADVEGFYTNHVDRYGLPPARIQRWYTEHRRRRAPRTATRLAPRQVPMRRPSLFGRDEQIVMLNEALLEPGMDVRRVAVTGMAGVGKTELVNHWAGAAVQAFPDGVFYADLRGYGQTLRPERASQTLAVLLADLGVESPLPTLDSMINTFRTTMSTRRALVVFDNARDAGHVRPLLPGDGPSAVIVTSRDSLESLQVTLGFREFRLEPLAVADASAMLRADIGSVRIRDAEAEIEEVAALCGGLPLTLSIVAARLRGRRWETLTEVTALLRDERSRLDTLGLRANELDIRAALNASTKVLTRPAAGLLARLAVHPGPTIGWKAVVALCADRHQALSSIERLVAANLVEAPTVDRYALHDLVRLHASESAQRLSARERADAIERVYGYLLRNAHACDRVLAPDRLLPMPDPGLGELGPQASLEQAMNWLDGEYATLTTAVRRAGELGIDRYCWMLALVLVTFQWRTGRYADAERYLRQAAIAADRSADPDVRTAIRRVLGGSLRGLGECELAREELRQAVAIGEEAGDKLGVAFAYQQLALLQREAGETQAAIMQYELALNIFRKLGSIDGEAHALAGLADARLDAGDLVGAQEYGEAARILFDESSDHNGRANTVAGLGRIHAAAGNPARAIIYFRDAAERYRELHYRSREARLLIELADSQLELYEVDEACDVLRRARDLFEGLGDIGGIDAAEARLRTLGA